The genomic DNA TACGAGGTGTGCATCGTCGCCAACCAGCCCCCGGAATGCCTCGCCGCCCTACGCACCCTCGGAATCGAGCAGCAAGTCCAACTCGTCGCGCTCGACTCCCTCGTCGGCTACGCCAAACCCGACCCCCGCCTCTTCAAGTGGGCCATGGACCAGCTGAGCTGGAAGCCGGAACACACCACGGTCATCGGCGACCGGCCCGACCACGACGCCGCTCCGGCACTCGCTCTCGGCTGCTCGGCAGCGATCGTCCACGTCGACAGCGGCTGGAGCGCGCCTGCTGGGGTCGCTCCCGAGATCGTGACCGCATACCGAGAGCTGAAAATCCAACGCGTCCACACAACCGAGGGAAGCGCGAGGCACTGGGCCATCGCCGCCCTCGGAGAACTGGCCGATGTGCTGCGGACCATCAGCCACCAAGAGCGCAGCCCACGCCCCCGCCAGGAGGTGCGCCCATGACCGTCGGCGCCGACTTACCTCTCACCATCGTCATCTGCAGCAACCGCCCCGACAGCCTGCCGGCAGCTGTCACCCGCACGGCCGCGACCATGGGCCCCAGGGACCGCATCCTGGTCATCGCGGACATGCCCGCCCGGCACCTGCCCCCGCTGCCCACAGACGCCTCGCCGCCCCCGTCCCGCATCCGCGTCATCTGCAACGAGGGGAACCAGGGCCTCGCCCACAGCCGCAACAAGGCCATGAAGGAGGCCACGACGCAGCACGTCGTCTTTCTCGACGACGACATCGTCCCCACCACCGAGGCACTGACCCGGATACGCGAAGCCCTGACCGCCGGCGCACACGTCACCGGGACGAGGATCACCGCTCACCTTCAAGGGCACCGCCGCCCGTGGTTCCTCACCTCGGGACAACTGCACTACCTCGGCTCCCACGCGCCGGCCCAGCCGGCGTCGATCTGGGGCGGCAGTTTCGCCATCGATGTCGAGCACGCCCGCTTGCTGGGTGTCGGCTTCGACGAGCGCCTAGGCCGGATCGGTGGCTCCCTCATCTCCGCCGAGGACACCACCTTCGTACGGGAGATGACCGCGCGCGGTGCGACCGCGACGATCCTGCACGACGCCGAGGTGCAACACCTGATCCCCGCTCACCGGCTGACCCTGTCCTACCTGCTGCGCCGCGCCTTCTGGCAGGGCCGCAGCGAAGCACGGCGTAACGACGCGCGGCGAGGCATCGCCAAGGAATGGAACCGCAACCGCTCGGGGGACGGCACCCGTCCGGTGCGGGCCACCCTCGCCCTGCTCTACACCGTCAGCGTTCTTCTCGGAGTTTGCCGGGAGGCCGTCACACGGAGCCGGACCAGCGCCGCCGACGCCGAGCCCAGGAGCGACCGATGAAGGTAGCCATGGTCATCCCGCCGTACCGGTACGGTGCCGACCCCAGCCAGTGGATCACTGTGCCGCCCCAGGGCTACGGCGGCATCCAGTGGGTCGTCGCCACGCTCATGGACGGACTGCTGGAGGCCGGGTGCGAGATCCTCCTCCTCGGAGCTCCAGGAAGCCCGGTCCAGGACGGCGTCACGGTGTCCGGCGCAGTGGAGACGGCCGAGATCCACGCAGCCATCGAAGCCTTCGGCCCGGACATCGTCCACGACCACTCGAACACCGCCGCACTGCCGGCCAACAACCACAGACCCACGGTGAGCACACACCACCTCAACAGCGTGCCGGAGCTCCAGACCAACGGCATCTACCTCTCCCGCGCACAACGCACTGCCGCAGGGTCCGTCTCCGCCCCGGTGATCCGGCTACCGGTCAACCCCGCACGCTGTCAGTTCCAGGAGGTGAAGAACGACTATCTCCTCTTCCTCGGCCGGGTCTCCGCGCACAAGGGCGTGCGCGAGGCAGCGGCGTTCGCACACGCCGCCGACGTGCCGCTGACGGTCGCCGGACCGGCCTGGGAGAAGGACTACCTGGACACGCTGCTGGCCGACTTCCCGCACACCGTCCGCTATGTGGGCGAGGTCGGCGGCAGCGCCCGTACCCGGCTGATCGCGCGCGCCCGAGCGCAGCTCGTGCTGTCCCAGCCGTGGGGAGGACCGTTCGGCGGACGATGGATCGAGCCCGGTGCCACCGTGGTCTCGGAGGCCGCCGCCAGCGGTACCCCGGTGATCGCCACGGACAACGGATGTCTGCCGGAGATCGTCCCCGGCGTCGGAACGGTGCTGCCGACCGGGCGGGAGATCACACCCGGCGACGCGAAGGAGGTTCTGGCGTCGCTGCCCACGGCCCAGGCCGTGCGCGAAACAGCAGTGGATCGATGGGGCCACCACGCCATCGCCCGCCAGTACCTGGCGGTCTACAAGAGAGCGGTCAGCGGCGAGGTCTGGACGTGACCTCGGAAGGTCACGCCGTGCGCTGCTTCGCCAGACGCTGACGGCGCGCTTCATAGAGAACGACGGAGGCGGCGTTCGACGCGTTCAGGGAGCTGGCCGAGCCCATCATCGGAATACTGATCACGTGGTCACAGAGCTCTCGCCAGGCCGCGCTGAGGCCCGCGGTCTCGTTGCCGATGAGCAGCAGGACCGGTTGGGTCAGATCGAATTCCGAGACCTCGGCATCGCCGTCCTCGTCCGTGCCGACGACGGCAACCGGCCGCCCCTGAGCGCGCTCCTTCTCCAGCCACTCCATGACCTCGTGGTGCGACTGGCTCCGCACCACGGGCACGGCGAAGAACGATCCCGTGGAGGCACGCACCGACTTGGGGTCGTACGGGTCCGCCGCGTGCCCCGTCACGATGAGCCCGCTCGCGCCGAAGGCGTCGGCCGACCGCACGATGCTTCCGATGTTGCCGGGCTGCGTCGGCCGGTCAAAGACCAGACCGAGGAAGTCGTCACGAACCTTGATCCGCGAAAGGCTGTCCGGTGCCATCTCGACCACCGCCAGGACCTCCGCGGCCCCGTCGG from Streptomyces sp. MRC013 includes the following:
- a CDS encoding HAD family hydrolase; this encodes MTRSTLAVDVGGVLYYDEPFDLAWLQGVWELTRADDPTCAMDAFLQAMRDFYQGRAPGSPPPSLFPPNGTKSWQDVRERWTSLVQPVPGAVDALSHLAEEYEVCIVANQPPECLAALRTLGIEQQVQLVALDSLVGYAKPDPRLFKWAMDQLSWKPEHTTVIGDRPDHDAAPALALGCSAAIVHVDSGWSAPAGVAPEIVTAYRELKIQRVHTTEGSARHWAIAALGELADVLRTISHQERSPRPRQEVRP
- a CDS encoding glycosyltransferase → MTVGADLPLTIVICSNRPDSLPAAVTRTAATMGPRDRILVIADMPARHLPPLPTDASPPPSRIRVICNEGNQGLAHSRNKAMKEATTQHVVFLDDDIVPTTEALTRIREALTAGAHVTGTRITAHLQGHRRPWFLTSGQLHYLGSHAPAQPASIWGGSFAIDVEHARLLGVGFDERLGRIGGSLISAEDTTFVREMTARGATATILHDAEVQHLIPAHRLTLSYLLRRAFWQGRSEARRNDARRGIAKEWNRNRSGDGTRPVRATLALLYTVSVLLGVCREAVTRSRTSAADAEPRSDR
- a CDS encoding glycosyltransferase, giving the protein MKVAMVIPPYRYGADPSQWITVPPQGYGGIQWVVATLMDGLLEAGCEILLLGAPGSPVQDGVTVSGAVETAEIHAAIEAFGPDIVHDHSNTAALPANNHRPTVSTHHLNSVPELQTNGIYLSRAQRTAAGSVSAPVIRLPVNPARCQFQEVKNDYLLFLGRVSAHKGVREAAAFAHAADVPLTVAGPAWEKDYLDTLLADFPHTVRYVGEVGGSARTRLIARARAQLVLSQPWGGPFGGRWIEPGATVVSEAAASGTPVIATDNGCLPEIVPGVGTVLPTGREITPGDAKEVLASLPTAQAVRETAVDRWGHHAIARQYLAVYKRAVSGEVWT
- a CDS encoding RNA methyltransferase, producing MAVQRITTRNARFQQLQTLLNNRTKRGRAKEFLVQGVRPITMAVEHGWTVRSLLYDASRPLSRWAEDLLRGVGAERVAMAPQLLAELSEKADGAAEVLAVVEMAPDSLSRIKVRDDFLGLVFDRPTQPGNIGSIVRSADAFGASGLIVTGHAADPYDPKSVRASTGSFFAVPVVRSQSHHEVMEWLEKERAQGRPVAVVGTDEDGDAEVSEFDLTQPVLLLIGNETAGLSAAWRELCDHVISIPMMGSASSLNASNAASVVLYEARRQRLAKQRTA